The stretch of DNA CAGGCCATCTACAGCTGGCGCGGCGCGGAGGTGCGCAACATCCTCGAGTTCGACAGCCACTTCCCGGGCAGCCGCGAGGTGCGGCTGGAGCAGAACTACCGCTCCATGCAGGTGGTGCTGGACGCGGCCAACGCCGTCATCGCCAAGAACCCCGAGCGCAAGGCCAAGCGCATGTGGACCGACCGCCTCGGGGGCGAGCGCATCAAGGTGGTGACGTGCCCCAACGAGGAGGAGGAGGCGCGCTTCGTCGCGCATGAAATCCAGAAGCAGATCGCCCTGGGCGTCCCCGCCGACGACATCGCGGTGCTCTACCGCACCAACGGCCAGTCCCGCCCCATCGAGGAGATGCTGCGCGAGAAGGGTGTCGCCTACGAGGTGGTGGGCGGCAGCGAGTTCTTCGACCGGCGCGAGGTGAAGGACGTCATCGCCTACTTCAAGGTGATCGCCAATCCGCGGGACGAGGTGAGCCTGCTGCGCATCGTCAACGTGCCGGCGCGCGGCATTGGCGACGTGACGATGGAGCGGCTGCACGCGCACGCCCGGGCGGACGGCGTCTCCCTGTGGGCGGCCATGGGCCGCAGCCAGGGCTACGAGGACCTGCCCGCGGGCGCGGCCGAGAAGGTGGGCGAGTTCCTCCAGCTCATCGAGAAGTACCGGGGCCTCTTCGAGGAGGGGAAGCTCGCCCAGGTGACGCGCCAGCTCCTGGAGGAGATCGGCTTCCGCGAGGCGACGCGCGCCCTGGCCACCTCCATCACCGCCGCGGACAAGAAGCTGAAGTCCGTGGACCACGTCCTCAACTCCCTGGAGTCCTTCGAGAAGCGCGAGGGGCCCAAGGCGAGCCTGCTCACCTACCTGAACCGGCTGAGCCTGGACACCCGGCAGGAAGAGGAGGAGGTGCCCGGGGGCCACCGGCGCGTCACCCTGATGACCGTGCATGCCTCCAAGGGGCTGGAGTACCGGCTCGTTTTCTTCATCGGCATGGAAGAGGACCTGATGCCCCACAAGGGCATGCAGGGCGAGCCCCAGAACCTCGAGGAGGAGCGGCGGCTCTGCTACGTCGGGATTACCCGGGCCAAGGAGCTGCTCTACCTCACCCGGGCGGCCGTGCGGGTGAAGCGGGGCAAGGACGTGCCCTGCACCCCCTCCCGGTTCCTGGAGGATCTGCCCCCCGAGGTGGTGGAGAAGGTGGACCTGGCAGCCCCCCGGACGGGTGCACCCACGGATCAGGAACGCAATTTCTTTGCCAACCTGAAGGACCGCTTCAAACCCAAAGGAGTAGGCGGGGGAGCAGGGCCTACACCGGCTGATCGCAAGCTTTGAGCCCCCGGGCGCGGTGCGGCCTTGACTTACCTCTTGGCTCCTCCTAAGAGGGTCGGCCTTTCCGGGCATCGTCCCAGCAGTGGAGTTTTGGGACAGGACCCGTGGTTGGTTCGACTATGTCAGGCGGCCATCGCAGGAGGCCGCTGCCGAGTTTTGGAGCGCATACAATGTCGCAGAGGACCTACAGCGCGAAGGCGTCGGATATCAAGCGCGAGTGGCACGTGGTGGACGTCTCGGACAAGGTGCTGGGCCGTGCCGCCAGCCAGATCGCCACGCTGCTCAAGGGCAAGCACAAGGCCATCTACACCCCGTCCATCGACACGGGCGACCACGTGGTCGTCATCAACGCCGAGAAGGTGAAGGTGACGGGCACCAAGGAGCAGGCGAAGATGTACTACCGCCATCCTCGGGCCGGTTTCCCGGGCGCCCTGAAGATCACCAACCTCGCGAAGCTGCGTCAGCGGCACCCCGAGGACGTCATCCTCAACGCCGTGCGCCGCATGCTTCCGCGCAATGCGTTGGGCCGCCAGATGATGACCAAGCTCAAGGTTTATGCGGGTGACACTCACCCCCACGCCGCGCAGAAGCCCACCGCGCGCGAGGTCGAGGCGTAACCTTCTCCCCCCTTTGAATGACGAGAGCAGAACCCCATGCCTATCAACCCTGAGAATGGTTTTTACGCCACGGGCCGCCGCAAGGAGGCCACCGCCCGCGTGTGGCTCAAGCCCGGCACCGGCATCGTGACGATCAACGGCCGCGAGCTGAATCACTACTTCGGCCGTGAGACCTCCAAGATGGTGATGTACCAGCCGCTGGAGATCATCGAGCAGAAGGGCAAGGTCGACCTGACCGTGAACGTGCGCGGCGGTGGCCTGTCCGGCCAGGCCGGCGCGATCCGCCACGGCATCGCCCGCGCGCTGTGCGCCTTCAACCCGGAGTTCCGCCCGGCGCTCAAGAAGGCCGGTTTCCTGACCCGCGATGCCCGCGCGGTCGAGCGCAAGAAGTACGGTCAGCCGGGCGCGCGCCGCCGGTTCCAGTTCTCCAAGCGCTAGTCTGTTTGCTCCTCACGGAGCTGCTTGCACGGCGGGGGTCCTTTCGGGCCTCCGCCGTTGTGTTTTTGCCCCGTGGGTCCTCTTCGCCCAACTGGAGGGCGGTGTTACCATCCGCGCCGACCATGGAACTCAACGAGATTCTGCAGATCGCGCTTCGGGGGGGTGCCTCCGATATCCACCTGAAAGCCGGACTCCCTCCCATGTTCCGAGTGGATGGTTCGCTCGTGCCCCTCAAGGACGGCAAGCGTCTGCCGCCGGAGGAGGTCGCGCGCATGGCCTTCGGCATCATGAACGAGTTCCAGAAGGAGAAGTTCAAGGCGAGCAACGAGGTGGACCTGGCTTACGGAGTGCCGGGCCTCGGGCGCTTCCGCGTGAACATCTTCCAGCAGCGCGGCACCATCGGCTCGGTGCTGCGCGTCATCCCCTTCAAGGTGATGACCATCAAGGACCTGCTGCTGCCGCCCATCCTCGAGAAGATCTGCGGCGAGGAGCGCGGGCTCGTGCTCGTCACGGGCACCACCGGCTCGGGCAAGTCCACCACGCTCGCGGCGATGATCGATCACATCAACGCCAACGAGACCAACCACATCATGACGGTCGAGGACCCCATCGAGTTCCTCATCCGTGACAAGCGCTCCATCATCAACCAGCGCGAGGTGGGCGTGGACACCATGTCCTTCTCGCAGGCGCTCAAGAGCGCGCTGCGGCAGGACCCGGACGTCATCCTCGTGGGCGAAATGCGCGACTACGAGACCATCGAGACGGCGCTCCACGCGGCGGAGACGGGCCACTTGGTGATGTCCACGCTGCACACGCTGGACGCCACGGAGACCATCAACCGCATCGTGTCCGCCTTCCCGCCGCACCAGCAGAAGCAGGTGCGCTTGCAGCTCGCCGCGGTGCTCAAGGCCGTCGTCAGCCAGCGCCTCGTTCCGCGCGCGGACGGCAAGGGCCGCGTGGCCGCGGTGGAAATCCT from Stigmatella aurantiaca encodes:
- a CDS encoding ATP-dependent helicase, giving the protein MDLSKLNPPQREAVVTTEGPLLVLAGAGSGKTRVITHRIVHILNTRPGGVLARNILAVTFTNKAATEMKERLVKMAGPRAQGVLVCTFHAFGAEMLREDIHRLGWPRKFAIADMGDQLALIRRAMRDHKIDDRSFDARKVLNLISKAKNSGHEPSPKPEGLGDDYDLITHLVYPSYQLGLKAQGSVDFDDLLLLPARLLREHEDLNEKYTRRFRYLLVDEFQDTNLAQMNLLRLLAGSVRNVCAVGDDDQAIYSWRGAEVRNILEFDSHFPGSREVRLEQNYRSMQVVLDAANAVIAKNPERKAKRMWTDRLGGERIKVVTCPNEEEEARFVAHEIQKQIALGVPADDIAVLYRTNGQSRPIEEMLREKGVAYEVVGGSEFFDRREVKDVIAYFKVIANPRDEVSLLRIVNVPARGIGDVTMERLHAHARADGVSLWAAMGRSQGYEDLPAGAAEKVGEFLQLIEKYRGLFEEGKLAQVTRQLLEEIGFREATRALATSITAADKKLKSVDHVLNSLESFEKREGPKASLLTYLNRLSLDTRQEEEEVPGGHRRVTLMTVHASKGLEYRLVFFIGMEEDLMPHKGMQGEPQNLEEERRLCYVGITRAKELLYLTRAAVRVKRGKDVPCTPSRFLEDLPPEVVEKVDLAAPRTGAPTDQERNFFANLKDRFKPKGVGGGAGPTPADRKL
- the rplM gene encoding 50S ribosomal protein L13; the encoded protein is MSQRTYSAKASDIKREWHVVDVSDKVLGRAASQIATLLKGKHKAIYTPSIDTGDHVVVINAEKVKVTGTKEQAKMYYRHPRAGFPGALKITNLAKLRQRHPEDVILNAVRRMLPRNALGRQMMTKLKVYAGDTHPHAAQKPTAREVEA
- the rpsI gene encoding 30S ribosomal protein S9; protein product: MPINPENGFYATGRRKEATARVWLKPGTGIVTINGRELNHYFGRETSKMVMYQPLEIIEQKGKVDLTVNVRGGGLSGQAGAIRHGIARALCAFNPEFRPALKKAGFLTRDARAVERKKYGQPGARRRFQFSKR
- a CDS encoding type IV pilus twitching motility protein PilT: MELNEILQIALRGGASDIHLKAGLPPMFRVDGSLVPLKDGKRLPPEEVARMAFGIMNEFQKEKFKASNEVDLAYGVPGLGRFRVNIFQQRGTIGSVLRVIPFKVMTIKDLLLPPILEKICGEERGLVLVTGTTGSGKSTTLAAMIDHINANETNHIMTVEDPIEFLIRDKRSIINQREVGVDTMSFSQALKSALRQDPDVILVGEMRDYETIETALHAAETGHLVMSTLHTLDATETINRIVSAFPPHQQKQVRLQLAAVLKAVVSQRLVPRADGKGRVAAVEILRVTTRVRELIEDKDRTKEIHDAIAQGFDSYGMQTFDQSLMGLVRNGLVSYEEAHRQATNPDDFALRFSGISGTADSKWDNFDGKTGEAKPVPGTAQFAQKGAPGGAVPPPAPGAARAGAPPPPPPAAARAAATPPPPPGARPAAGGPARPPPPPAAAGGDDDFSIERF